The following are from one region of the Salicibibacter kimchii genome:
- a CDS encoding GmrSD restriction endonuclease domain-containing protein, giving the protein MSNYNVNNSTVNALLGWIEEDIVAIPEIQRPFVWKPSKVRELLDSLYKDYPIGYIITWQNPDARLKDGTVSQGKRILIDGQQRVAALMAAISGKEVLNYKYQKRRIKIAFHPFEERFEVQNSAILKDKTWIPDIAEVFNNEFSQFNFINTYCQENPEMSHDKLNGILQRLLNIKHSTLGIIELNHTLDIETVTEIFIRINSSGVNLSQADFAMSKISVNDVYDGPIIRKTIDYFSHIIKSPAVFDNIKNNDSEFTTSDHFNKIKWVKDYNTNIYEPSYSDVLRVVFTFKFLRGRLSNLVSLLSGRDFETREYKEEIIEDSFEEMDDGVLKFVDETNFKRFIIILKSAGIIDAKLIRSKNSLNFAYALFLLLRERGFNSSDINHAVRKWLVISILIERYSSSPESMFDYDIKRFANANNPIDYITSIENGELSDAYWENTFMDSLETSVASSPYFNLYLMAQIYDNDYAFLSKSIRVQQLIEERGDVHHVFPKKYLQNNRYNHHRHYNQIANYVYTEQAVNLAISAQAPEKYMEVLKQQITNNEFAIGEIDNEKLLKDNMKMNCVPASIFSMTASNYDEFLIERRRMMMEKIRRFYKSL; this is encoded by the coding sequence ATGTCCAATTACAATGTAAATAATAGCACAGTCAATGCTTTACTCGGATGGATTGAAGAAGATATTGTTGCGATACCCGAAATCCAAAGACCGTTTGTATGGAAACCATCGAAGGTTCGTGAGTTATTGGATTCTCTATATAAAGATTATCCTATTGGTTATATCATCACATGGCAAAATCCTGATGCCAGATTGAAGGATGGTACGGTATCGCAGGGAAAAAGAATTCTAATTGATGGCCAACAACGTGTCGCAGCACTTATGGCAGCTATTTCCGGCAAGGAAGTACTCAATTATAAGTATCAAAAAAGGCGTATTAAAATAGCATTTCATCCTTTTGAAGAAAGATTTGAGGTGCAAAACTCTGCAATATTGAAAGACAAGACATGGATCCCTGATATCGCGGAAGTATTCAATAACGAATTTAGCCAATTTAACTTCATCAATACATATTGTCAGGAAAATCCTGAAATGAGTCATGATAAACTCAATGGAATACTTCAACGGTTATTGAATATTAAACATAGCACACTTGGAATTATTGAGTTAAATCATACGCTAGATATCGAAACCGTTACAGAAATATTCATTAGAATAAACTCAAGTGGTGTGAATTTAAGCCAAGCTGATTTTGCAATGTCAAAAATCTCTGTTAATGATGTGTACGACGGACCAATAATTCGAAAAACCATCGATTATTTTTCGCATATAATCAAGAGTCCGGCTGTTTTCGACAATATAAAAAATAATGATAGCGAATTCACTACTTCCGACCATTTTAATAAAATTAAGTGGGTCAAAGATTATAATACAAATATTTACGAACCCAGTTATTCTGATGTACTGCGTGTTGTATTCACATTTAAATTTTTGCGGGGGAGACTGTCAAACCTAGTTAGTTTATTATCCGGCCGTGATTTTGAAACAAGAGAATACAAAGAGGAAATCATTGAAGATTCTTTCGAGGAAATGGATGATGGGGTTTTAAAATTTGTGGATGAGACAAACTTTAAACGATTTATTATCATTTTAAAATCTGCTGGAATCATAGATGCCAAATTAATCAGATCTAAAAACAGCCTTAACTTTGCATATGCGTTATTTTTGCTTTTAAGGGAACGTGGGTTTAATTCGTCTGATATCAATCATGCTGTACGTAAATGGCTCGTAATTTCAATATTGATTGAGCGGTACTCAAGTTCACCTGAATCAATGTTTGATTACGATATCAAAAGATTCGCCAATGCTAACAACCCGATTGATTATATCACTTCAATCGAGAATGGTGAATTGTCAGACGCCTATTGGGAAAACACTTTTATGGACAGCCTGGAGACATCTGTTGCAAGCAGTCCGTATTTCAACCTTTATCTTATGGCACAGATTTACGATAATGACTATGCATTTTTATCAAAATCGATACGAGTTCAACAATTAATTGAAGAACGTGGCGATGTCCATCATGTGTTTCCAAAAAAGTATTTGCAGAATAACAGGTATAATCATCATCGGCATTATAACCAAATCGCAAATTATGTTTACACAGAACAGGCAGTTAATTTAGCTATTAGTGCTCAGGCACCGGAAAAGTACATGGAAGTCTTAAAACAACAAATTACTAATAATGAGTTTGCGATAGGTGAAATTGATAATGAAAAACTGCTAAAAGATAATATGAAAATGAATTGCGTTCCTGCATCCATATTTTCTATGACTGCCAGTAACTATGATGAGTTTTTAATAGAGAGAAGACGAATGATGATGGAAAAAATACGGAGGTTTTATAAGAGTTTATAA
- a CDS encoding amidase: MLNQSDYLSLDATDMAKMIKKGDVIQTELVDASIHRKEKVNPALNAVIYDRSERAKEQQYPRGSFSGVPILLKNISQTITGEPMTAGAKLMKDNIAKQDSYLVQRLREQGFVFTGYTNTPEFGLKNITEPQLYGPTRNPWNVNHSPGGSSGGSAVAVASGIVPVAGASDGGGSIRIPASFTGVFGLKPTRGRMPVGPGAGRQWQGAAIDFVLSRTVRDSAALLDSLQVLQPEAAFHWPLYEGIYTEDMYKPFSKPLRIAFSNRSPVGTEVSEDAKEALQKVLTYLEKEGHEIEEVDNGVDGVALMEQYYLMNSGEMSALRVSIEESLGRSLTPDDIEIETWVLSEAGQAVSAATFTHSLAAWDTATAKMAELHETYDLYLTPATAYTAPKIGELTHTEDECRQLINAIDQRKHDPLPVLYDMFLPSLKYSPFSQLANLTGQPAASMPVHIAQNGLPIGVQAMASKGNEDLILQLAHQLEEAGIWESSVYFDD; encoded by the coding sequence ATGCTCAATCAAAGTGATTACTTATCGTTGGATGCTACGGATATGGCGAAAATGATCAAAAAAGGTGATGTCATCCAGACTGAACTTGTCGATGCTAGCATACACCGTAAAGAGAAAGTGAATCCGGCGTTGAATGCAGTCATTTACGACCGAAGTGAGCGTGCGAAAGAGCAGCAGTATCCGCGGGGTTCTTTTTCTGGTGTCCCCATTCTTTTAAAAAATATCTCCCAAACAATCACAGGGGAGCCCATGACAGCCGGAGCCAAGCTTATGAAAGACAACATTGCTAAGCAGGATAGCTATTTGGTACAAAGGTTGCGCGAGCAAGGGTTTGTTTTCACAGGTTATACGAATACGCCGGAGTTTGGGTTGAAAAATATTACGGAGCCGCAATTGTATGGCCCTACGCGTAATCCTTGGAACGTTAACCATTCCCCGGGCGGTTCAAGTGGCGGATCAGCGGTTGCCGTGGCTTCCGGAATTGTACCGGTGGCAGGTGCGAGCGATGGTGGTGGATCGATTCGAATTCCTGCTTCATTTACCGGGGTATTCGGATTGAAGCCGACGAGAGGGCGCATGCCTGTCGGGCCGGGAGCGGGACGGCAATGGCAAGGCGCGGCCATTGATTTCGTGCTTTCGAGGACTGTTCGTGACAGTGCTGCGCTCCTTGATAGCCTGCAAGTCCTGCAACCGGAAGCCGCTTTTCACTGGCCTTTATATGAAGGTATTTATACCGAGGATATGTACAAACCTTTTTCGAAGCCGCTGCGGATTGCTTTTTCAAACCGTTCTCCGGTAGGGACCGAGGTTTCAGAAGATGCGAAAGAAGCGCTCCAAAAAGTATTAACGTATCTGGAAAAAGAAGGGCATGAAATCGAAGAAGTTGATAACGGGGTTGACGGTGTGGCGTTAATGGAACAGTATTACCTCATGAACAGCGGTGAGATGTCTGCGCTTAGGGTGAGTATCGAAGAATCGCTCGGACGCTCGCTTACACCTGATGATATTGAAATCGAGACGTGGGTGCTCAGTGAAGCGGGACAAGCGGTGAGCGCGGCAACGTTTACGCACAGCCTGGCAGCCTGGGATACTGCCACGGCGAAAATGGCCGAGCTCCACGAGACGTATGACCTTTATTTAACACCGGCAACCGCATATACAGCTCCCAAAATTGGAGAACTCACCCATACGGAAGATGAGTGCCGACAATTAATTAATGCCATCGACCAACGTAAACACGATCCGCTCCCGGTGCTCTATGATATGTTTTTGCCAAGTCTTAAGTATTCACCGTTTTCTCAGCTGGCGAATTTAACCGGCCAACCGGCAGCATCCATGCCCGTTCACATCGCCCAAAACGGATTGCCCATCGGCGTGCAGGCGATGGCGTCGAAAGGGAATGAAGACCTTATTCTGCAGTTAGCCCACCAATTGGAGGAAGCCGGGATTTGGGAAAGTAGCGTATACTTCGATGATTAA
- a CDS encoding M24 family metallopeptidase — MFRFEISEYKERLYHTKKKMQDQGIDVLLISDPANMNYLTGYDAWTFYVGQIVVVSIDEEEPMWIGRDQDVNGAHITAWMNEKNIIPCPEEYYHSDEKHPMDFFARLVHLTGKSNRPIGVEMDMYYFTATTYEALKHALPNATLKNANALVNWVRLVKSDQEIDYMKKAATLAENAMTVGLEKIDVGARENEVVADIYHELIAGTEAFGGDYPAVAPLIPSGDDTSALHVTWSDRKFHANDFAILKLAGCFSRYHAPLSRTIATGETPAKIKDGAKRCVEGLHAALDTIQPGATCEEIEAAWRRSVEKHGVLKDTFLGYSVGSNYPPDWGSHTANLRQGDRTVLKPNMTFHMIPRLWIGDSGIEVSETFRVTENGCETLTDFERKLFVK; from the coding sequence ATTTTCCGATTTGAAATATCCGAATACAAGGAAAGGCTTTATCATACGAAAAAAAAGATGCAGGATCAAGGCATCGATGTCTTGCTCATTTCCGACCCGGCGAATATGAATTATCTCACCGGCTATGATGCTTGGACGTTTTATGTCGGTCAAATCGTCGTCGTGAGCATAGATGAAGAGGAGCCGATGTGGATCGGGAGGGATCAAGATGTGAATGGCGCGCATATAACAGCCTGGATGAATGAAAAAAACATCATTCCCTGCCCGGAGGAATATTATCATTCCGACGAAAAGCATCCGATGGATTTTTTTGCGAGGCTCGTTCATCTCACGGGCAAATCCAACCGACCCATCGGTGTGGAAATGGATATGTATTACTTCACGGCCACAACCTATGAAGCATTGAAACACGCATTGCCGAACGCAACCCTCAAGAACGCAAATGCGCTCGTCAATTGGGTTCGCCTCGTTAAATCCGATCAAGAAATCGACTATATGAAAAAGGCGGCAACATTGGCAGAAAATGCGATGACCGTAGGACTTGAAAAGATAGATGTCGGCGCGCGGGAAAATGAAGTCGTGGCCGATATCTATCATGAACTAATCGCCGGGACAGAAGCATTTGGCGGCGATTATCCGGCGGTTGCCCCGTTAATTCCATCGGGAGACGATACGAGCGCGCTTCATGTTACGTGGAGCGACCGAAAATTTCACGCCAATGATTTTGCCATTTTAAAGCTGGCGGGCTGTTTTTCCAGGTACCACGCGCCACTGTCACGCACAATCGCGACCGGAGAGACACCGGCCAAAATCAAAGACGGTGCCAAACGGTGTGTAGAAGGGTTGCACGCTGCGCTTGATACGATTCAACCGGGAGCAACCTGCGAAGAAATTGAAGCGGCTTGGCGACGGTCAGTGGAAAAACACGGCGTTTTAAAAGATACCTTCCTTGGTTATTCCGTAGGTTCCAATTACCCGCCCGATTGGGGAAGCCATACCGCGAATCTTCGACAAGGGGATCGGACAGTGCTGAAACCGAACATGACCTTTCACATGATCCCGAGACTATGGATCGGTGATTCAGGTATCGAAGTGAGCGAAACGTTTCGCGTGACGGAGAACGGATGTGAAACGTTGACGGATTTTGAGCGGAAGTTGTTTGTGAAATGA
- a CDS encoding ABC transporter ATP-binding protein, producing the protein MKVNLEQVNKTFPKGKNNSLHVLHDIDLKIEAGEFVSLLGPSGCGKSTILNLIAGLDSPTSGEVHVNDKKVKGPGTDRVVVFQQGGLFPWMNVLDNVTYGLLLKKMSKKEAEEKAMEGLRMVHLGNFTKAYPHELSGGMKQRVAIARSLVMDPDVLLMDEPFAALDEQTRIILHQELQEIWQKTGKTILFITHNIREALTLSERVLLMSTRPGAIKKTFTVQAARPRDPSDSVLVNLEKRVMSELEEEMEKVLKEEFGDDYRFKTSAVRDRDRDHMGDHI; encoded by the coding sequence ATGAAGGTGAATTTGGAGCAAGTAAATAAAACGTTTCCCAAGGGTAAAAATAATTCGCTCCACGTCCTTCATGATATAGATCTCAAGATTGAAGCCGGGGAGTTTGTCTCTTTGTTAGGGCCTTCGGGCTGCGGGAAATCTACGATTTTAAACTTAATCGCCGGTTTGGACAGTCCTACGTCGGGAGAGGTTCATGTGAATGACAAAAAAGTAAAAGGGCCCGGGACGGATCGAGTGGTCGTTTTTCAACAAGGCGGTTTATTTCCGTGGATGAACGTGCTGGATAACGTTACATATGGATTGCTTTTAAAAAAAATGAGCAAAAAAGAAGCGGAAGAGAAGGCAATGGAAGGGTTGCGCATGGTACATCTCGGCAACTTTACGAAAGCTTATCCCCATGAGCTCTCAGGTGGAATGAAACAACGGGTGGCGATCGCGCGTTCGCTCGTTATGGATCCTGACGTGCTTTTAATGGATGAACCGTTTGCGGCACTTGATGAACAAACACGGATTATTTTGCATCAAGAGCTTCAGGAAATTTGGCAAAAGACCGGAAAAACGATTCTTTTTATTACCCATAACATTCGTGAAGCATTGACGCTTTCGGAACGCGTGTTATTAATGAGCACAAGACCGGGGGCGATAAAAAAAACATTTACCGTACAGGCGGCACGGCCGAGGGATCCGTCCGACAGCGTACTAGTAAACTTGGAAAAACGTGTCATGAGTGAACTGGAAGAAGAGATGGAGAAAGTGTTGAAGGAGGAGTTTGGGGATGATTACCGTTTTAAGACGAGTGCTGTTCGTGATCGTGATCGTGACCATATGGGAGATCATATCTAA
- a CDS encoding ABC transporter permease, with protein MITVLRRVLFVIVIVTIWEIISKTNLFPTFMFPPLLIPNDPGGVTVLGTLVDGLITGQIIEATSVTLGRLLIGFSIAVVLGLTFGFLIARFKWVDDTLGFFVTALQSIPSIVWFPLAIVWFGLGNLAILFIVAIGATWTMTVNASTGFKNVPSIYLNAARTLGSSGTHLARTVILPASVPHIISGLRVAWAFAWRAIMAGELFGAAGGLGYLLDMGRSLQAMDLVLSIMIVIGIIGTIIDNQVFLRMERNVSRKWGVGT; from the coding sequence ATGATTACCGTTTTAAGACGAGTGCTGTTCGTGATCGTGATCGTGACCATATGGGAGATCATATCTAAAACCAACCTATTCCCAACCTTCATGTTTCCTCCGCTCTTGATCCCGAATGACCCGGGCGGGGTCACTGTATTAGGCACGCTTGTGGATGGATTAATCACCGGACAAATCATTGAAGCGACAAGCGTGACCCTCGGGCGCCTATTGATAGGATTTTCTATTGCCGTTGTATTAGGGCTTACGTTTGGGTTTTTAATCGCCCGTTTTAAATGGGTGGATGACACTTTAGGTTTTTTTGTGACTGCCTTGCAGTCCATCCCGAGTATCGTCTGGTTTCCACTCGCGATCGTCTGGTTCGGGCTCGGGAACTTGGCCATCCTGTTTATCGTCGCGATTGGTGCGACATGGACAATGACGGTGAATGCCAGTACCGGATTTAAAAATGTACCCAGTATTTATTTGAATGCAGCGCGCACGCTCGGGTCTTCCGGTACTCACTTGGCGCGAACGGTCATTTTACCGGCGTCGGTGCCGCACATTATTTCCGGCCTTCGCGTCGCCTGGGCATTTGCTTGGAGAGCGATTATGGCCGGTGAATTATTCGGCGCCGCCGGCGGTCTAGGCTATCTTTTGGATATGGGACGATCATTGCAAGCGATGGATCTTGTGCTCTCGATTATGATCGTAATCGGAATCATCGGAACGATCATTGACAATCAAGTCTTCTTAAGAATGGAGCGTAACGTCTCGAGAAAATGGGGCGTCGGAACTTAA
- a CDS encoding ABC transporter substrate-binding protein, with product MKKIMAGFGAFLLLGAAGCGGGSEENADEVRIGYFPNFTHITTVVALENGYFQEEFGEDINIETSTFPDGSAFMEAMSTQDFDIGTVGPSPATTTYQRNPEHEIIAGAVNGGAVLATREGAGIESVEDLDGMSVAIPTIGSTQDIMLRETLSEVGLDVEDSDGTVSMLPQAPADTSTLFLQDDVDAAATQEPWGVYLENQADADILLDEEEFAWGTASTTTVVTARNAFTEGNPDLTEDYLRAHIRAIEFIEENQQEAVEIFIDHIEDIAGNELDYEETMEASDRLNPTYEINEEVLQEMATISYEAEYMQSDDIEGLVNRAFLEAALEEE from the coding sequence ATGAAAAAAATAATGGCCGGCTTTGGTGCTTTTCTTTTATTGGGAGCCGCCGGGTGTGGGGGCGGTTCAGAAGAAAACGCCGATGAAGTTCGTATTGGCTATTTTCCTAACTTCACGCATATTACAACGGTCGTGGCTTTGGAAAATGGTTATTTTCAAGAAGAGTTCGGAGAAGACATTAACATAGAAACGTCGACATTCCCGGACGGCAGTGCGTTTATGGAAGCCATGTCCACACAGGATTTTGACATCGGAACGGTAGGCCCTTCACCGGCAACGACAACGTATCAGCGCAACCCGGAACATGAAATCATCGCCGGAGCCGTTAACGGCGGAGCTGTTCTCGCCACGCGAGAAGGCGCGGGGATCGAGAGCGTCGAAGATCTTGATGGCATGAGTGTCGCGATCCCCACCATCGGTTCCACGCAAGACATCATGTTGCGGGAAACATTAAGCGAAGTTGGATTGGACGTTGAGGATTCAGATGGAACGGTTAGTATGTTGCCGCAAGCGCCTGCGGACACATCGACACTGTTTTTACAGGATGACGTGGATGCAGCCGCCACCCAGGAACCGTGGGGCGTGTATTTGGAAAATCAAGCAGATGCTGATATCCTCCTTGATGAAGAAGAATTCGCCTGGGGAACAGCGTCAACGACAACAGTCGTGACCGCCCGCAATGCATTTACGGAGGGAAATCCGGATTTAACCGAGGATTATTTACGCGCGCATATACGCGCGATCGAATTTATTGAAGAAAATCAACAAGAAGCCGTTGAAATTTTCATTGATCACATCGAAGATATAGCCGGAAATGAACTTGACTACGAAGAAACAATGGAAGCTAGCGACCGACTGAACCCAACATATGAAATCAACGAAGAAGTCCTCCAAGAAATGGCCACCATCAGTTACGAAGCCGAATACATGCAATCGGACGATATTGAAGGATTAGTGAACCGAGCGTTTTTAGAAGCGGCTTTGGAAGAGGAATAG
- a CDS encoding DUF3368 domain-containing protein — MCNASPIIALSKINCLTILPMLFNKIYIPEAVWFEITAKNIDNKMTPDLSNNVFERYEVNDQAAVKKLYGKLHYGEIEVMISAKELDVKDVILDDLAARKLAETLLLQPIGTVGILLLAKEEGIIKEVKLHLHLLIANNFRVSKKLYEQVIYFTDEL; from the coding sequence GTGTGTAACGCAAGCCCGATTATTGCCTTGTCTAAAATTAATTGTTTAACAATTCTTCCTATGCTTTTCAATAAGATTTATATCCCGGAAGCGGTTTGGTTTGAAATAACTGCTAAAAATATTGATAACAAAATGACTCCTGATTTATCAAATAATGTTTTTGAACGCTATGAGGTAAATGATCAAGCAGCTGTCAAAAAATTGTATGGCAAACTTCATTACGGAGAAATTGAAGTAATGATATCTGCAAAGGAGCTAGATGTTAAGGATGTGATCCTTGATGATTTAGCTGCTAGAAAATTAGCTGAAACACTTTTATTACAGCCAATTGGTACTGTAGGAATATTACTCTTAGCAAAAGAAGAAGGAATAATTAAAGAAGTTAAGCTCCACCTTCATCTCTTAATTGCGAATAATTTTCGTGTTTCGAAGAAATTGTATGAACAGGTTATATACTTTACAGATGAACTTTAA
- a CDS encoding aconitate hydratase → MGMNVTQKLISDHLVSGDMKQGEEIGLKIDQTLTQDATGTLVMLELEAMGIDQVKTEVSAQYVDHNLIQEDHKNPDDHLFLQSATQRFGIHFSKAGNGVSHPVHMQRLGKPGKTLLGSDSHTCAAGSLGMLAIGAGGMEVAMAAAGKPFYVKMPQVWGVKLTGDLPDWVSAKDVILELLRRHDVKGGSGKIIEYYGPGVKKLSAMDRHVIANMGAELGATTSVFPSDENVKDFLRAEERGDDWTALETDADATYDIDEEINMSELEPLIAKPSSPGNVVPVREVAGEPVYQTYIGSSANPGYRDFAIVAQIVKGRTIAEGVSLDVNPSSRQTLSDLIKTENLFHLIDSGGRLHQAGCNGCIGMGQAPATGRNSLRTVPRNFPGRSGTREDSVFLCSPEVAAAAALTGKITDPRDLDMDYPTVDIPEPTINNDLLDEPLPLEQARQVTIEKGPNIASIPDFDRLPDELEIPVGLKVDDNISTDEILAGGGRVLPYRSNLPEISKFTFEKVDESYYDRAMDLKEQGGHAIIGGSNYGQGSSREHAALAPRFLGLRFVIAKDIARIHWQNLPNFGVLPLTFVNDADHDKIKHGDVLKLTNLRQSIQQSNKINVEVNGKETIEAQHALSDRQIEIMLEGGLINWVKKGEVTN, encoded by the coding sequence ATGGGAATGAATGTTACACAGAAATTGATCAGCGATCACCTTGTTTCCGGAGACATGAAACAAGGCGAGGAGATTGGCTTGAAAATTGATCAGACGTTAACACAAGATGCAACCGGTACGCTCGTGATGCTTGAGCTTGAAGCGATGGGCATCGATCAGGTGAAAACGGAAGTATCGGCACAGTACGTCGACCACAACTTAATTCAGGAAGACCATAAAAATCCCGATGACCATTTGTTTTTGCAAAGCGCGACGCAACGATTCGGCATCCACTTCAGCAAAGCCGGCAACGGGGTAAGCCACCCTGTGCACATGCAACGGCTCGGCAAGCCGGGGAAAACGCTCTTAGGTTCGGATAGTCACACGTGTGCTGCCGGTTCTCTCGGAATGCTCGCCATCGGTGCCGGCGGGATGGAAGTCGCCATGGCCGCAGCCGGTAAACCATTTTATGTAAAAATGCCGCAAGTATGGGGCGTGAAGCTTACCGGTGATTTGCCGGATTGGGTGAGCGCAAAAGATGTGATCCTTGAATTGTTGCGTCGCCATGATGTCAAAGGCGGAAGCGGAAAAATTATTGAATATTACGGACCCGGCGTGAAAAAGCTTTCGGCGATGGATCGTCACGTGATCGCCAACATGGGAGCAGAACTCGGGGCCACGACGTCAGTCTTTCCATCGGATGAAAACGTCAAAGACTTTTTGAGAGCCGAAGAACGCGGGGATGACTGGACTGCATTGGAAACAGACGCGGATGCCACGTATGACATTGATGAAGAGATCAACATGTCCGAATTGGAGCCGTTGATTGCGAAGCCATCCAGCCCTGGCAATGTCGTACCGGTTCGGGAAGTCGCGGGCGAGCCTGTCTATCAAACGTATATTGGTTCCTCTGCCAACCCGGGTTATCGCGATTTCGCGATTGTGGCGCAAATTGTTAAAGGTCGCACAATCGCCGAGGGGGTATCCCTTGATGTGAATCCCTCTTCCCGACAGACGTTATCGGATCTTATTAAAACGGAAAACTTATTTCACTTAATCGATTCCGGCGGCCGCTTGCACCAGGCCGGCTGCAACGGTTGTATTGGCATGGGGCAGGCGCCTGCTACCGGAAGAAACAGTTTGCGTACGGTTCCGCGGAATTTCCCAGGTCGTTCGGGAACGCGAGAAGACAGCGTCTTTTTATGCAGTCCCGAAGTGGCAGCAGCCGCTGCCTTAACAGGAAAAATCACCGATCCGCGTGATCTTGATATGGATTACCCAACCGTCGATATACCGGAGCCGACCATCAACAATGACTTGCTGGATGAGCCGCTTCCTCTTGAGCAAGCACGGCAAGTCACGATTGAAAAAGGACCGAACATCGCGTCGATTCCGGATTTTGATCGGCTCCCGGATGAATTAGAAATACCGGTCGGGCTTAAAGTCGACGACAATATTTCCACCGACGAAATTCTTGCCGGTGGCGGACGGGTGCTCCCTTATCGCAGCAATCTTCCGGAAATCAGCAAGTTCACCTTTGAAAAAGTCGATGAATCCTATTATGACCGAGCAATGGACTTAAAAGAACAGGGCGGTCACGCGATCATCGGAGGCAGCAACTACGGGCAAGGTTCCAGCCGTGAACACGCTGCGCTTGCACCGCGGTTTTTAGGACTTCGTTTCGTCATCGCGAAGGACATCGCCCGTATCCATTGGCAAAACCTCCCGAACTTTGGTGTATTGCCGCTCACGTTTGTTAATGATGCCGATCACGATAAAATCAAGCATGGCGATGTACTCAAGCTGACGAACTTACGGCAATCCATCCAACAATCGAACAAAATCAACGTCGAAGTCAACGGAAAAGAAACAATCGAAGCCCAACACGCCCTCTCCGATCGCCAGATCGAAATTATGCTCGAAGGCGGCTTGATTAACTGGGTGAAGAAGGGTGAAGTAACGAATTAA
- a CDS encoding aspartate aminotransferase family protein: MSDQTFQNRLYEKDEKYMWHHLKPYQKEQKPMVIERANGAWITDIEGNSYLDGMSGLWCVNVGYGRDEMVEAATEQLYKMPFHPLMNSHVPGIQLSEKLNHWLKGNYRIFFSNSGSEANETAFKIARQYHHQNGEPGRYKFISRYRSYHGNTFGSLAATGQAQRKYRYEPLAPGFIHVHAPDEYRVPSGQTYEEWSLECAHMMEDTILWERPETVAGVIMEPMITGGGVLIPHPSYVKKVEEICKKYGILFINDEVICGFGRTGENFGYQHYGVEPDIVTMAKGITSGYLPLAATAVKQELYEPFKSEEESDHFRHVNTFGGHPAACNLAIKNLEIMEAEQLIDRSKKLGAKLREEIQPLEDHPNVGNIRQKGLLFGIELVKDKKTKEPASSEMVGEKVAQCKSKGLIISKNGDTVAGYSNTLTMAPPLSMTDDDATMIVRTLKEVFQE; this comes from the coding sequence ATGTCCGATCAAACTTTTCAAAATCGTTTGTATGAAAAAGACGAAAAATATATGTGGCATCATCTTAAACCTTATCAAAAAGAGCAAAAGCCCATGGTGATCGAACGTGCAAATGGCGCCTGGATCACGGATATTGAGGGAAACAGTTATTTGGACGGGATGTCGGGCCTTTGGTGTGTAAACGTTGGCTACGGACGTGATGAAATGGTTGAAGCAGCGACTGAACAACTTTATAAAATGCCTTTTCACCCGCTGATGAACAGTCATGTTCCCGGCATTCAACTGTCTGAAAAGCTCAACCATTGGCTTAAAGGCAATTATCGGATTTTCTTTTCCAATAGCGGTTCGGAAGCGAACGAGACTGCCTTTAAAATTGCCCGGCAATATCATCATCAAAATGGTGAACCCGGGCGTTATAAATTTATTTCGCGTTATCGTTCGTATCACGGGAATACATTTGGATCACTTGCCGCCACGGGCCAGGCGCAGCGAAAGTATCGCTATGAGCCGCTTGCACCCGGATTTATTCACGTACACGCGCCGGATGAATATCGTGTTCCTTCCGGACAGACCTATGAGGAATGGAGCTTGGAGTGTGCCCACATGATGGAAGATACGATCTTATGGGAGAGACCCGAGACTGTGGCGGGGGTGATCATGGAACCGATGATCACCGGCGGTGGTGTGCTTATCCCTCATCCATCTTATGTGAAAAAGGTTGAAGAAATTTGTAAAAAATACGGCATCCTTTTCATTAATGATGAAGTTATCTGCGGTTTTGGGCGCACAGGAGAAAATTTCGGCTATCAACATTATGGCGTTGAACCGGATATTGTCACGATGGCGAAGGGGATTACGAGCGGTTATTTGCCGTTAGCCGCCACAGCTGTGAAACAAGAACTATATGAACCTTTCAAAAGTGAAGAGGAAAGCGATCACTTTCGCCATGTGAATACTTTTGGGGGACACCCGGCCGCTTGTAATCTCGCGATTAAAAATCTCGAGATCATGGAAGCTGAACAATTAATCGATCGTTCGAAAAAACTCGGCGCGAAGTTGAGAGAAGAGATTCAGCCTTTGGAGGATCACCCTAATGTCGGTAATATTCGCCAAAAGGGCTTACTTTTCGGCATTGAGCTCGTGAAGGATAAAAAAACGAAGGAACCGGCTTCTTCGGAGATGGTGGGGGAAAAGGTTGCTCAGTGCAAATCGAAGGGGCTGATTATTAGCAAAAACGGAGATACTGTCGCTGGTTATAGCAATACATTAACAATGGCACCTCCTCTAAGCATGACCGACGATGATGCGACAATGATTGTGCGGACATTGAAAGAGGTTTTTCAAGAGTGA